From a region of the Leishmania donovani BPK282A1 complete genome, chromosome 24 genome:
- a CDS encoding hypothetical predicted multi-pass transmembrane protein yields MNELERKRRTFRIWLAIYIIFALAYLSGVLLFCFVHQNYWACGGFVVVILLIALRVALLATPQYRLYKIFPPCSFSRIAYQTFFLCACLVGISLGVWLMARGIKHRQSWTARSYFCGMTGMWMAAKWSYIVTVPIYDLREDTLEEDALIRLGLIDSGKDKASGSNEPVTLKANCA; encoded by the coding sequence ATGAACGAGTTggagcggaagcggcgcacgTTCCGCATTTGGCTGGCGATCTACATAATATTCGCCCTGGCCTACCTCTCGGGCGTGCTACTTTTTTGCTTTGTGCACCAGAACTACTGGGCCTGTGGCGGCTTCGTCGTCGTGATTCTGTTGATCGCCCTGCGCGTGGCGCTCTTGGCGACGCCGCAGTACCGCCTGTACAAGATTTTCCCTCCCTGCAGTTTCAGCCGCATTGCATACCAGACGTTCTTTCTTTGCGCTTGCCTGGTTGGGATCAGTCTGGGGGTGTGGCTCATGGCGAGGGGCATTAAGCATCGCCAGTCCTGGACAGCGCGCTCGTACTTTTGTGGAATGACCGGCATGTGGATGGCGGCGAAGTGGAGCTACATCGTGACTGTGCCCATCTACGACCTGCGAGAGGATACACTCGAGGAGGACGCGCTTATCAGGCTTGGCCTCATTGATTCAGGGAAAGACAAGGCGTCTGGCAGCAACGAACCGGTGACGTTAAAGGCGAACTGTGCATAG
- a CDS encoding fatty-acid desaturase, putative yields the protein MTSVEKKGKDMTEETTRRQPTYQEGNYEINYVAVAVLGLPIAGVLAAVFMGVPLQWKTFVTAVVFYMFNGCLGVTVGYHRLFSHRSYTASTAFQWLCAFAGAGSFEGSAKWWGRNHRIHHRYVDTEKDPYNAQRGFIFSHMGWMIMKQDYSLLGKVDVSDFKYNYVIQFQHKHFFKMAMLSGVILPTVICGLGWGDWLGGYFYAALAKIVFVHHCTFFINSLAHTNLFAAVQNYSDRHSSHDSFVCALFTFGEGYHNFHHEFAQDYRNGIKWYHYDPTKWIIRAVSFLGGAKNLVRTPKDVIDANFNKMLLKKSRKAMEQAQTRLDQLDIPISAEWTWEKVQDEVAKGRKLTVINNDVIDLMRSIPTGAGYTHSSKDVIWYSNHPGGQRILDMFVGKDATAAFTGGVYAHSCGAESYLQHLRVAKLKVATD from the coding sequence ATGACCTCGGTGGAGAAGAAGGGTAAGGATATGACGGAGGAGACCACGCGCCGCCAGCCCACGTACCAGGAGGGCAACTATGAGATCAACTATGTTGCCGTGGCTGTCCTGGGCCTTCCCATCGCTGgcgtcctcgctgccgtgttcatgggcgtgccgctgcagtggaAAACGTTTGTCACCGCCGTGGTTTTCTACATGTTCAACGGTTGCCTTGGCGTCACCGTTGGCTACCACCGTCTGTTCTCACACCGCTCATACACGGCCTCCACTGCGTTCCAGTGGCTGTGCGCCTTCGCTGGTGCGGGCTCTTTCGAAGGCTCGGCTAAGTGGTGGGGCCGTAACCACCGCATTCACCACCGTTACGTGGACACGGAGAAGGACCCCTACAACGCGCAGCGCGGCTTCATTTTCTCGCACATGGGGTGGATGATCATGAAGCAGGACTACTCCCTGCTCGGCAAGGTGGACGTGTCGGACTTCAAGTACAACTACGTTATCCAGTTCCAGCACAAGCACTTTTTTAAGATGGCGATGCTCTCCGGTGTCATCCTACCCACGGTGATCTGCGGCCTCGGCTGGGGTGACTGGCTCGGCGGGTACTTCTACGCCGCCCTCGCGAAGATCGTGTTCGTTCACCACTGCACCTTCTTCATCAACAGCCTGGCTCACACGAACCTCTTCGCTGCGGTGCAGAACTACTCGGACCGCCACTCGTCGCACGACTCcttcgtgtgcgcgctgttCACCTTCGGCGAGGGCTATCACAACTTCCACCACGAGTTTGCCCAGGACTACCGCAACGGGATCAAGTGGTACCACTACGACCCCACCAAGTGGATCATCCGCGCGGTGTCGTTTCTTGGTGGTGCCAAGAACCTCGTGCGCACGCCGAAAGACGTCATCGACGCTAACTTTAACAAGATGCTGCTAAAGAAGTCGAGGAAGGCGATGGAGCAGGCACAGACCCGGCTAGACCAGCTCGACATCCCCATCTCCGCGGAGTGGACTTGGGAGAAAGTCCAGGATGAGGTGGCGAAGGGCCGCAAGCTGACTGTCATCAACAACGACGTGATTGACCTGATGCGCAGCATTCCGACGGGCGCTGGCtacacgcacagcagcaaggACGTCATCTGGTACTCGAACCACCCCGGCGGCCAGCGCATCCTGGACATGTTCGTTGGCAAAgacgcgacggcggcgttcaCTGGTGGAGTGTACGCTCACTCGTGCGGCGCGGAGTCCTACCTTCAGCACCTGCGCGTTGCGAAGCTGAAGGTGGCGACCGATTAA
- a CDS encoding notchless homolog, putative: MPVRKKQKRDVVREVELHSDEDGGTAPKIMVRLLDEHGTPSGTQILLPASATPKQLDELLSSLLQDEEAKTIPYAFFIDGEQINRSVQDILFRRQKHDYVARMLKEGRRVRPQDVEKLEFVAPEETVVEIMYKPQAVFRVRPVTRCAGTLDGHSEAVLVVSFSPDSQVLATGGGDKEIRIWDMNTLTPVEELKAHTSWVQVLSWSPDGRYLVSGSKDGILANWTHNGGYGDFRCKKHKAHTQYVSHVSWEPLHRNPQCDRFVSASKDASLKIWNMATGLERSLSGHQSCVTCVKWGGEDRIYSSSQDRTVIVWDAGTGSPWCVLRGHAHWVNFLALSTDLVTRTGVFDHEDRKFSAREDMCAHARKRYDAVVTRFGGSERLVSCSDDNTMFLWNPQQSVTPVARMTGHQGVVFHIQFSPDGTMLASCSADKSVKLWNAEDGRFITTFRGHVAAVYHVSWSLDSRMLVSGSKDTTVKLWSVAKRELVEDMSGHSDEIYATDWSPDGQKVATGSKDKRVRIWVH, translated from the coding sequence ATGCCAGTGCGGAAAAAGCAGAAGCGCGACGTCGTTCgcgaggtggagctgcacagcgacgaagacggcggcacggcgccgaaGATCATGGTACGGCTTTTGGATGAACACGGGACACCAAGCGGCACTCAAATCCTGCTCCCTGCGTCTGCGACGCCGAAGCAGCTCGATGAGCTTCTCTCTTCACTACTGCAAGATGAAGAGGCGAAAACGATTCCGTACGCTTTTTTCATCGATGGCGAGCAAATCAACAGGAGCGTGCAGGACATCCTTTTCAGGAGGCAGAAGCACGACTACGTAGCGCGAATGCTGAAGGAGgggcggcgcgtgcgtccgCAGGATGTTGAGAAGCTCGAGTTTGTTGCACCGGAGGAAACGGTGGTGGAGATTATGTACAAGCCGCAGGCAGTGTTTCGCGTTCGTCCCGtgacgcgctgcgctggtACGCTGGACGGCCACAGTGAGGCCGTGCTGGTGGTGTCCTTTTCTCCAGACAGCCAGGTGTTGGCGAcgggtggcggcgacaaGGAGATTCGTATTTGGGACATGAACACCCTCACTCCCGTGGAGGAGCTTAAGGCGCACACGAGCTGGGTGCAGGTGCTCTCGTGGTCTCCGGATGGACGTTACTTGGTGAGTGGAAGCAAGGACGGGATTCTAGCCAACTGGACGCATAACGGTGGCTACGGCGATTTTAGGTGCAAGAAGCACAAGGCGCACACCCAGTACGTGTCTCATGTCTCGTgggagccgctgcaccgcaacCCTCAGTGCGACCGCTTCGTCTCGGCGAGCAAGGACGCGTCGTTAAAGATATGGAACATGGCAACGGGGCTGGAGCGCTCCTTATCTGGTCATCAGTCGTGCGTCACATGTGTGAAGTGGGGTGGCGAGGACCGCATCTACTCTTCCTCACAGGATCGTACGGTAATAGTGTGGGATGCCGGCACCGGCTCACCGTGGTGCGTGCTCCGCGGCCATGCGCACTGGGTCAATTTCTTGGCGCTCAGCACAGACCTTGTCACGCGCACCGGCGTTTTCGACCACGAGGATCGCAAGTTCAGCGCACGCGAGGacatgtgcgcgcacgcacggaaGCGCTACGACGCTGTGGTGACTCGCTTTGGCGGTTCGGAGCGGCTTGTAAGCTGCTCCGATGACAACACGATGTTCTTGTGGAATCCGCAGCAGTCTGTCACGCCGGTGGCGCGCATGACAGGTCACCAGGGGGTTGTGTTTCACATCCAGTTCAGTCCGGATGGGACGATGCTAGCCTCGTGCTCAGCGGACAAGAGCGTGAAGCTCTGGAATGCAGAGGACGGCAGGTTCATCACCACCTTCCGCGGGCACGTGGCAGCGGTGTATCACGTCAGCTGGAGTCTCGATTCTCGCATGCTGGTGTCCGGCAGCAAGGACACCACTGTGAAGCTGTGGTCCGTAGCTAAGCGGGAGCTTGTCGAGGACATGTCCGGTCATAGCGATGAGATTTACGCGACAGACTGGAGCCCTGATGGGCAGAAGGTGGCCACAGGTTCGAAGGacaagcgcgtgcgcatctgGGTTCACTAA
- a CDS encoding zinc-finger multi-pass transmembrane protein yields the protein MTTWEEALTSWGAVYAALFLPAILMLGNFVFGKCFVSEAMCMSQHAPQSVHTRSRILGRAHVALVTLSFAWQYYIVMFVARTKTGGNADARACNPLFFVWDLVDHLPYLRGVQLSLLVQCHSSDVAYLVLVGLFALFYASCVFSVPQVISRSASAEGHDGISYCRRCGSHIKQMDHHCYFIGNCVGDRNRRLFLCCLVTGVANLSYLLYKYALWTLAHGDAITNFGAILVFVFDVFLTALLGFQMFVLRRGWTTREFLRRRRHAKEPVVRFILWLCFF from the coding sequence ATGACGACATGGGAGGAGGCACTCACGTCGTGGGGGGCGGTGTATGCGGCACTGTTCCTACCGGCTATCTTGATGCTCGGCAACTTCGTTTTTGGCAAGTGCTTTGTGAGCGAGGCCATGTGCATGTCTCAGCACGCGCCTCAGTCGGTGCATACTCGGTCGCGCATCCTTGGCAGAGCACATGTCGCCCTCGTCACTCTCTCCTTCGCGTGGCAGTATTACATCGTGATGTTCGTGGCTCGAACCAAGACGGGCGGAAACGCTGATGCTCGAGCCTGCAACCCGCTCTTTTTTGTGTGGGACCTGGTCGACCACCTGCCGTATTTGCGAGGTGTGCAGTTGTCACTGCTGGTCCAGTGTCACTCCTCGGATGTTGCTTATCTCGTCCTCGTGGGGCTCTTCGCGCTCTTTTACGCGTCGTGCGTTTTTAGTGTACCCCAGGTCATCTCCCGTAGTGCTTCGGCGGAAGGGCATGACGGCATTTCTTACTGCCGGCGTTGTGGCTCCCACATCAAGCAGATGGACCACCACTGCTACTTTATCGGCAACTGCGTCGGTGACCGTAACAGGCGTTTGTTCCTGTGCTGTCTTGTAACCGGCGTTGCAAACCTCAGCTACCTCTTGTACAAGTATGCCCTGTGGACCCTCGCGCACGGTGACGCCATCACAAACTTTGGAGCAATTTTGGTGTTTGTGTTTGACGTGTTCTTGACCGCTCTTCTCGGATTTCAGATGTTCGTGTTGCGGCGTGGTTGGACGACAAGAGAGTTCCTGCGCCGCAGGCGGCACGCCAAAGAGCCGGTGGTGCGCTTCATACTCTGGCTCTGCTTCTTCTGA